A single genomic interval of Parvularcula marina harbors:
- a CDS encoding Na+/H+ antiporter subunit E, translating into MLRNLVRQAGRPLALGLSLFALWLLLSGYFTHATLLCFGVASVMLTVWLSDRAGVMDGEGVPTRVFPGIVTYMLWLTFEIGKANIAVAREVLRPKLKLSPKMIHIPARQASDLGKTIFGNSITLTPGTVTIDLHDDSILVHALTEDLADVEGIISMGEKVCAFDGEEGRDWARNRKNGGEGAS; encoded by the coding sequence ATGCTCAGAAACCTTGTCAGACAGGCCGGACGTCCGCTGGCATTGGGCCTGAGCCTGTTTGCGCTCTGGCTGCTGCTGTCGGGATATTTCACCCATGCGACGCTGCTTTGCTTTGGCGTGGCGAGCGTGATGCTCACAGTCTGGCTCTCTGACCGTGCGGGCGTCATGGATGGCGAAGGTGTGCCGACCCGCGTCTTCCCCGGTATCGTCACTTACATGCTCTGGCTGACATTCGAGATCGGCAAGGCGAATATCGCCGTTGCCCGCGAGGTCCTCCGCCCGAAGCTGAAACTCTCGCCGAAGATGATCCACATTCCCGCCCGACAGGCGAGCGATCTGGGCAAAACCATTTTTGGCAACTCGATCACGCTGACGCCGGGCACGGTGACGATCGATCTGCATGACGACAGTATTCTCGTTCACGCGCTGACCGAAGACCTCGCTGATGTCGAGGGGATCATCTCGATGGGCGAAAAGGTTTGCGCCTTTGATGGCGAAGAGGGCCGGGATTGGGCCCGCAATCGCAAGAATGGCGGGGAGGGCGCATCCTGA
- a CDS encoding sodium:proton antiporter — translation MIDFILARYNYWIVIILMLTGLYIVYSRGNLVKTVIGLNVFQTSVFIFYITLGKVVGGTAPILLGAHSAGHGGPSARGAAGGDHGDGHGADGHDTGGHGEDHAADPHQAASSHEAPVHADVQHGTPLTEEEALEVLSGQMSNSLEPNAAGDVSGQSDVPAESLHDFSEIDASNSLTPQMPDTHEPAPVDPGITITPGGHETAADPQAALDAGHEAMTHAAEVVYSNPLPHVLILTAIVVGVATTAVGLALAVRIREAYGTIEEDALERMDNEAATGSPTGEGGKA, via the coding sequence ATGATCGATTTTATCCTTGCCAGATATAACTATTGGATCGTCATCATCCTGATGCTGACGGGGCTCTATATCGTTTATTCGCGAGGCAATCTCGTGAAGACGGTTATCGGGCTGAACGTCTTCCAGACCTCTGTTTTCATTTTCTACATCACGCTGGGGAAAGTCGTCGGCGGTACGGCGCCAATCCTGCTGGGCGCGCATAGCGCAGGCCATGGTGGGCCCAGCGCACGCGGCGCGGCGGGCGGCGATCATGGCGATGGTCATGGTGCAGACGGTCATGACACTGGTGGGCACGGTGAGGACCATGCCGCTGACCCGCATCAGGCGGCCTCTAGCCATGAGGCCCCGGTCCATGCGGATGTCCAGCACGGCACACCGCTTACTGAGGAAGAGGCGCTCGAAGTCCTCTCGGGGCAGATGTCGAATTCGCTGGAGCCGAATGCGGCAGGCGATGTCTCAGGCCAGAGTGATGTACCCGCCGAGAGCCTTCATGATTTCTCCGAAATTGACGCCTCGAACTCGCTGACCCCGCAAATGCCGGACACACATGAGCCGGCACCTGTCGACCCCGGCATCACCATCACGCCGGGCGGGCATGAAACGGCGGCCGATCCTCAGGCCGCGCTCGATGCCGGGCATGAAGCGATGACCCATGCAGCAGAGGTCGTTTATTCAAACCCGCTGCCGCATGTGCTGATCCTGACAGCGATTGTCGTCGGCGTTGCAACGACCGCAGTGGGGCTCGCCCTCGCGGTGCGCATCCGCGAAGCCTATGGCACGATCGAGGAAGATGCGCTGGAGCGCATGGACAATGAGGCCGCGACCGGGTCTCCCACCGGGGAGGGCGGCAAGGCGTGA
- a CDS encoding GGDEF domain-containing protein — protein sequence MSATKRKTLRLPQAETTGSAPEASPVLDAETALEDIASLRARLDAALEEIDALKKRASSQKPSPILSRGKFVASLARRLGPGVTIHGCVARISIGNFDAVREGFGDEAAEELCVSVGSWLGGHVRQTDLVGRVGSGTFAIFFGFADKKNVREKMERLTKRIEHAPVTFKDETLFPKLSIEFEDVDADGEKVAEEASCAAAG from the coding sequence ATGAGTGCGACGAAACGCAAAACACTCCGGCTGCCGCAGGCAGAAACGACAGGTTCAGCACCTGAGGCCAGCCCTGTTCTGGACGCCGAGACGGCGCTTGAAGACATCGCGTCCCTCCGGGCACGGCTTGATGCAGCATTGGAAGAAATCGATGCCCTGAAGAAACGGGCGTCGAGCCAGAAACCCTCCCCCATTCTCTCGCGCGGCAAGTTCGTGGCGAGCCTTGCCCGCCGGCTTGGCCCCGGCGTGACCATTCATGGCTGTGTGGCCCGCATCTCGATCGGCAATTTCGATGCGGTCCGCGAGGGCTTCGGTGACGAGGCGGCAGAAGAGCTTTGCGTCAGCGTCGGCAGCTGGCTTGGCGGCCATGTCCGCCAGACCGATCTTGTCGGCCGGGTCGGCAGCGGGACTTTCGCGATCTTCTTCGGCTTTGCCGACAAAAAGAATGTGCGCGAGAAAATGGAGCGCCTGACCAAACGGATCGAGCACGCGCCCGTGACGTTCAAGGACGAAACCCTGTTCCCGAAACTCTCCATCGAATTCGAAGATGTCGATGCCGACGGAGAGAAGGTGGCAGAAGAGGCTAGCTGCGCCGCAGCCGGTTGA
- the pgi gene encoding glucose-6-phosphate isomerase, producing MSRTDLSEWQALEALAATDGARHLRDLFAEDEGRFERFSAEAAGLFVDYSKTRITSDVLDGLLDLARATRLEDRRTDMFRGEKINATEGRAVLHVALRDTAKGKYFVDGADVMDDIQSVLSQMEAYCDSVHSGARMGHTGKPLDTVVNIGIGGSDLGPVMVTEALKPYALEGRATHFVSNVDGTHLAEVLKRIDPERTLFVIASKTFTTQETMTNAASAREWFLASGAPESAVADHFIALSTNEAAVTEFGINAENMFPFWEWVGGRYSLWSAIGLPIALSVGWKNYRALLDGAAAMDRHFETAPMKENLPVLLALIGVWHRSFLGMQANAVLPYDQYLHRLPAYLQQADMESNGKSVTMAGAHVTYGTGPVLFGEAGTNGQHAFYQLIHQGTDIIPCDFIAAAESHNPLGDHHEKLLANFLAQPEALAMGKTPDEVREDLKGSGMADAEIEALVPHKVFTGNRPTVSILMERLEPRTLGSLIALYEHRIFCQSVIWDINAFDQWGVELGKVLAKAILPELKGWADVKHDSSTSGLIARINRLRRS from the coding sequence ATGTCCCGTACTGACCTTTCAGAATGGCAGGCGCTGGAGGCGCTGGCGGCAACGGACGGGGCCCGCCATTTAAGGGATCTGTTTGCCGAGGATGAAGGCCGGTTCGAGCGCTTCTCGGCGGAAGCCGCGGGACTCTTTGTCGATTACTCCAAGACGCGCATCACAAGCGATGTCCTTGACGGGCTTCTGGATCTGGCGCGGGCCACACGACTCGAGGACCGCCGCACGGACATGTTCCGGGGCGAGAAGATCAACGCGACCGAGGGGCGGGCTGTCCTCCATGTCGCCTTGCGTGATACGGCGAAGGGCAAATATTTCGTGGACGGAGCGGATGTCATGGACGATATCCAGTCTGTTCTCTCCCAGATGGAAGCCTATTGCGACAGCGTTCATTCCGGCGCGCGGATGGGCCATACCGGCAAGCCGCTCGACACGGTTGTGAACATCGGGATTGGCGGCTCGGACCTTGGCCCTGTGATGGTGACAGAGGCCCTGAAGCCTTATGCGCTTGAGGGCCGGGCAACGCATTTCGTCTCCAATGTCGACGGCACGCATCTGGCGGAAGTCCTTAAACGGATTGACCCCGAGCGCACACTTTTCGTGATCGCGTCGAAGACCTTCACGACGCAAGAGACGATGACCAATGCGGCCAGCGCGCGCGAATGGTTCCTTGCCTCCGGCGCGCCTGAAAGTGCGGTAGCGGATCATTTCATCGCGCTCTCGACCAATGAAGCGGCGGTCACCGAATTCGGGATTAATGCCGAGAACATGTTCCCTTTCTGGGAGTGGGTCGGCGGGCGCTACTCGCTGTGGTCGGCTATCGGCCTGCCGATTGCGCTGTCGGTCGGGTGGAAGAATTACCGGGCGCTTCTCGATGGAGCTGCCGCCATGGACCGGCATTTCGAGACCGCACCGATGAAGGAGAACCTGCCGGTCCTCCTCGCGCTGATCGGTGTCTGGCACCGCAGCTTCCTTGGGATGCAGGCCAATGCGGTCCTCCCTTATGACCAGTATCTGCATCGCCTGCCCGCCTATCTTCAGCAGGCGGACATGGAATCAAATGGCAAGTCGGTGACCATGGCGGGTGCGCACGTGACCTATGGCACGGGACCGGTCCTTTTCGGGGAGGCGGGCACCAATGGCCAGCACGCCTTCTACCAGCTCATCCATCAGGGAACGGACATCATTCCGTGCGATTTCATCGCGGCAGCCGAGAGCCATAATCCGCTCGGGGATCATCACGAGAAACTGCTCGCGAATTTCCTTGCCCAACCCGAGGCGCTCGCCATGGGCAAGACGCCCGATGAAGTGCGCGAAGACCTCAAAGGCAGCGGCATGGCGGACGCCGAGATTGAGGCGCTGGTGCCGCACAAGGTCTTTACCGGGAACCGGCCGACCGTCTCGATCCTGATGGAGCGGCTGGAGCCCAGAACGCTCGGTTCACTGATCGCGCTCTATGAGCACCGGATTTTCTGCCAGTCGGTGATCTGGGATATCAACGCATTCGATCAGTGGGGCGTGGAGCTTGGCAAAGTGCTCGCCAAAGCGATCCTGCCTGAGCTGAAGGGTTGGGCCGATGTGAAGCATGACAGCTCGACATCGGGCCTGATCGCGCGGATCAACCGGCTGCGGCGCAGCTAG
- the mnhG gene encoding monovalent cation/H(+) antiporter subunit G — protein sequence MSGILDILSWILFVAGGGLVVIGAIGVWRFPDFYTRLHAAGVTDTFGADLVLLALALQADNFLIVVKLLFIFIFLVLTSPVSTHAVAHAALVGGLKPKLGSDLHTAKTAAEARGETGGGA from the coding sequence ATGAGCGGCATTCTCGATATTCTCTCCTGGATCCTGTTTGTCGCTGGCGGCGGGCTTGTCGTCATTGGCGCGATCGGTGTCTGGCGGTTCCCGGATTTCTATACCCGTCTGCATGCCGCAGGCGTGACGGACACATTCGGGGCGGACCTCGTTCTTCTGGCACTTGCGCTGCAGGCGGATAATTTCCTGATCGTGGTCAAGCTGCTCTTCATTTTCATCTTCCTTGTGCTCACGAGCCCTGTTTCGACCCATGCTGTCGCGCACGCAGCTTTGGTCGGTGGGTTGAAGCCGAAGCTTGGGTCTGACCTGCACACCGCGAAGACCGCAGCGGAAGCGCGCGGAGAGACGGGAGGCGGCGCATGA
- the purE gene encoding 5-(carboxyamino)imidazole ribonucleotide mutase, with protein sequence MTDQPQVAIVMGSTSDWPTMKEAADALDVLAVSHEDLIVSAHRTPDRLYEFAKGARARGVKVIIAGAGGAAHLPGMVASMTSLPVLGVPVQSKTLSGLDSLLSIVQMPKGVPVGTLAIGTAGAANAGLLAASILSISDQDLAARLDAWRQAQTDGVVECPPSQPMTD encoded by the coding sequence ATGACGGACCAGCCCCAAGTGGCCATCGTGATGGGATCGACCTCCGACTGGCCGACCATGAAAGAAGCCGCCGACGCTCTCGACGTGCTTGCCGTCAGCCATGAGGATCTGATCGTCTCGGCCCACCGGACACCTGACCGGCTTTATGAATTTGCCAAGGGCGCACGGGCGCGCGGGGTGAAGGTCATCATCGCGGGCGCCGGCGGCGCGGCTCACCTGCCGGGCATGGTTGCATCCATGACCTCCCTGCCGGTCTTGGGCGTGCCGGTTCAGTCAAAAACCCTGTCCGGTCTCGATAGCCTTCTTTCCATCGTACAGATGCCGAAAGGCGTGCCGGTCGGCACGCTCGCCATCGGCACGGCGGGGGCGGCGAATGCGGGGCTTCTTGCGGCTTCGATCCTGTCGATCAGCGATCAGGATCTGGCAGCCCGGCTCGATGCCTGGCGGCAGGCCCAGACCGATGGGGTCGTTGAATGCCCGCCCAGCCAGCCGATGACGGATTAA
- a CDS encoding 5-(carboxyamino)imidazole ribonucleotide synthase, which yields MPAQPADDGLNQMLEPGSTIGILGTGQLGRMLAAAAAKLGFRVETYGPEISPPAAQLANEHHAADYTDIESLRAFAHRIDAATFEFENIPPETVRTLIEEGVPVRPDERILAVCQDRVPEKKFLREHGFATAPFADIQTAEDLEKAVAEIGPEGILKTRRFGYDGKGQVRIRPGMDLGAAFAELNAPSIYEGLVEFDAEVSLIAARSVSGDIRFFDMPHNDHSGGILRISTVPANLPIEAEEAKSSVCHLLEALDYVGVMTVEFFWSKSRGLIANEIAPRVHNSGHWTHEACAVSQFEQHIRAVAGWPLGDPVRHSDAVMANLIGMDAEEWAMLAEDPALAITLYGKSEARAGRKMGHTVKIFPKS from the coding sequence ATGCCCGCCCAGCCAGCCGATGACGGATTAAATCAGATGCTGGAGCCGGGATCGACCATCGGCATTCTTGGCACTGGCCAGCTTGGCCGGATGCTGGCGGCCGCGGCCGCAAAGCTCGGCTTCCGCGTTGAGACCTACGGGCCTGAAATCTCTCCGCCTGCGGCGCAGCTTGCGAATGAGCACCATGCGGCGGACTATACCGATATTGAGAGCCTGCGGGCCTTTGCCCACCGGATTGATGCGGCGACATTCGAATTTGAGAACATCCCGCCCGAAACCGTCCGGACCCTGATCGAAGAAGGCGTGCCGGTTCGGCCCGACGAGCGCATTCTGGCGGTCTGTCAGGACCGGGTGCCGGAGAAGAAATTCCTGCGTGAGCATGGCTTTGCGACCGCGCCCTTCGCCGATATTCAGACAGCAGAAGACCTTGAGAAAGCTGTTGCCGAGATCGGCCCCGAGGGCATCCTGAAAACCCGCCGCTTTGGCTATGACGGCAAGGGGCAGGTCCGAATCCGGCCCGGCATGGATCTTGGCGCCGCCTTTGCGGAGCTGAACGCCCCCTCGATCTATGAGGGACTGGTTGAGTTCGATGCAGAGGTCTCGCTGATCGCCGCGCGCAGTGTCAGTGGTGACATCCGTTTCTTTGACATGCCGCATAATGATCATTCAGGCGGCATCCTTCGGATTTCGACGGTGCCGGCGAACCTGCCGATCGAGGCGGAGGAGGCTAAGTCCTCCGTGTGCCATCTTCTTGAGGCGCTCGATTATGTCGGCGTCATGACGGTCGAGTTCTTCTGGTCGAAATCGCGTGGCCTGATCGCCAATGAGATCGCGCCCCGCGTGCACAATTCAGGGCACTGGACGCATGAGGCCTGCGCGGTCTCGCAGTTCGAGCAGCATATCCGCGCGGTCGCAGGCTGGCCGCTGGGCGATCCGGTACGTCATTCCGATGCGGTGATGGCGAATCTGATCGGCATGGATGCGGAAGAATGGGCAATGCTTGCCGAGGATCCGGCGCTCGCGATCACGCTTTACGGCAAGTCAGAAGCCCGCGCGGGCCGTAAGATGGGCCACACGGTCAAAATTTTCCCGAAAAGCTGA
- a CDS encoding redoxin domain-containing protein, with translation MNMLIAALAFLGVSSTAAPIVGSTAPDFTGTTTTGETISLSQFENQKVILEWSNHGCPYVQKHYNSGNMQSVQKRTTAEGVVWITIISSAPGEQGYVNAAEADDLTHSRKAAPTYVVLDPEGEIGRLYAAKTTPHMFLIDEDQTLQYAGAIDSIPTANVNDIARAENFVMAAFRSLQNGQAVVTKQSQPYGCAVKYAS, from the coding sequence ATGAATATGCTTATCGCCGCACTCGCGTTCTTGGGTGTCAGCTCGACCGCCGCCCCGATTGTCGGCTCGACCGCGCCCGATTTCACAGGCACGACCACGACAGGCGAGACCATCTCGCTCAGCCAGTTCGAGAACCAGAAGGTCATTCTCGAATGGTCCAATCACGGCTGCCCTTACGTCCAGAAGCACTATAATTCGGGCAATATGCAGTCGGTGCAGAAACGCACGACCGCCGAAGGCGTCGTCTGGATCACGATCATTTCCTCCGCGCCGGGCGAGCAGGGCTATGTCAACGCCGCCGAGGCCGATGATCTGACCCACTCCCGCAAAGCGGCCCCCACCTATGTCGTTCTCGACCCCGAAGGGGAGATCGGCCGGCTTTATGCGGCAAAGACCACGCCGCACATGTTCCTGATCGATGAGGATCAGACCCTGCAATATGCGGGCGCGATTGATTCCATCCCGACCGCGAATGTGAACGATATTGCGCGGGCGGAGAATTTCGTGATGGCCGCGTTCCGCTCGCTCCAGAACGGGCAGGCCGTCGTCACCAAGCAGAGCCAGCCCTATGGCTGCGCGGTGAAATACGCATCCTGA
- a CDS encoding monovalent cation/H+ antiporter complex subunit F has translation MFVAAAAAIVVGMVIVLARAIAGPTLYDRVLAVNSFGTKTVLLLAVVFFMAGRPEFLDVALLYALLNFVATIAILKFFRYEALSPVMEGGALAENPGTDMGGPTES, from the coding sequence ATGTTTGTTGCTGCCGCCGCTGCCATTGTAGTCGGGATGGTCATCGTCCTTGCCCGCGCCATTGCCGGGCCGACGCTTTATGACCGTGTGCTCGCGGTCAACTCCTTCGGTACCAAGACAGTCCTTCTCCTCGCCGTTGTCTTCTTCATGGCGGGGCGGCCGGAATTTCTCGATGTCGCGCTGCTCTATGCGCTGCTCAATTTCGTGGCGACCATCGCGATCCTGAAATTCTTCCGTTACGAAGCGCTTTCTCCTGTCATGGAAGGCGGCGCACTTGCCGAAAATCCCGGCACGGATATGGGAGGGCCGACCGAGTCATGA
- a CDS encoding DUF2336 domain-containing protein codes for MMNAVAQDPDNSEEKKGRAPEIQRAELASRLVDVLSLPAGQMNENERAFTADILDQLFDHVPLKVKIDISTRLSRVLAPPALLLRRMLLEQIEVATPLLKELKEITDVQLIEVAGVSVAHRQVIARRLKLNEAVIDSLLSYPDIEVVLHLLQRPDVRIGERRLDELVAMTEENYVLREPLLTRRELTPRHGFTMFWWLDRPARRKVLSRFAMDRSVLQDALKNLYCEVFPDPEPDPVTKGVLKLCDRRHRARGPNGETVSLEVVQKTFTNAFANPTPELCMAVGFMAGVSSETAKRILFDRGGEPFAVMCKSAGMSRSDFSDLLVRARLIRDPESRGPEVSEQDCEYLLGIFDMMARDYSRTALRYWDWRRGIQLDPLGD; via the coding sequence ATGATGAACGCTGTGGCCCAGGACCCCGATAATTCGGAGGAAAAGAAAGGCAGAGCCCCTGAAATCCAGCGGGCTGAGCTTGCCAGTCGGCTCGTCGATGTCCTGTCTCTGCCTGCCGGGCAGATGAACGAGAATGAACGCGCCTTCACCGCGGACATTCTCGACCAGCTGTTCGATCACGTGCCTCTCAAGGTGAAGATCGACATCAGCACGCGGCTGTCCCGGGTTCTTGCCCCGCCAGCGCTCCTCCTGCGCCGGATGCTGCTCGAGCAGATCGAGGTTGCGACCCCGCTCCTCAAAGAACTCAAGGAAATCACGGATGTCCAGCTGATAGAAGTTGCTGGCGTCAGCGTTGCGCACCGTCAGGTGATCGCCCGCCGCCTGAAGCTGAATGAGGCCGTCATTGATAGCCTGCTCAGCTATCCGGATATCGAAGTTGTGCTGCACCTGCTGCAGCGCCCGGATGTCCGTATCGGCGAGCGCCGCCTTGATGAGCTGGTTGCGATGACCGAGGAGAATTACGTCCTGCGCGAGCCGCTCCTGACCCGTCGAGAGCTGACGCCGCGCCACGGCTTCACGATGTTCTGGTGGCTCGACCGGCCGGCGCGGCGCAAAGTGCTTTCGCGTTTCGCAATGGACCGTTCGGTGCTGCAGGACGCGCTGAAGAACCTCTATTGCGAGGTCTTCCCGGATCCAGAACCCGATCCCGTGACAAAAGGCGTTCTCAAGCTTTGTGACCGCCGCCACCGGGCGAGGGGCCCAAATGGTGAGACGGTCTCGCTCGAGGTCGTCCAGAAAACCTTCACCAACGCCTTTGCCAATCCTACGCCAGAGCTCTGCATGGCGGTCGGCTTCATGGCAGGCGTCTCCTCCGAGACGGCAAAGCGGATTCTCTTTGATCGCGGCGGCGAGCCTTTCGCGGTCATGTGCAAGTCGGCCGGGATGTCGCGGAGTGATTTCTCCGACCTTCTGGTGCGGGCACGGCTGATTCGGGACCCGGAAAGCCGGGGGCCGGAGGTCTCCGAGCAGGATTGTGAATATCTTCTCGGGATTTTCGACATGATGGCCCGCGACTACTCGCGCACGGCGCTCAGATATTGGGATTGGCGGCGCGGAATTCAGCTCGATCCGCTCGGCGATTAG
- a CDS encoding DUF4040 domain-containing protein has translation MSPVDATTVAYEAHVSPTFLLDLSLLAMLVACAFAMVTQRRLFAVAMLSGVYSFVSALFFVLMDAVDVAFTEAAVGAGVSTVLVLSGMALASRREAPVSKQRKILPLLVVAIVGAALIYASFDLPALGDPNSPANSYVGMAYIDVSPTDITVPNIVTGVLASYRGYDTMGEVLVVFTAGLACLMLLGAGSIRGGRRVSDQAPPTPLIEAQHTFEQEMKARADHPEAGEERT, from the coding sequence ATGAGCCCTGTGGACGCGACGACAGTTGCTTACGAAGCGCATGTCTCTCCGACTTTCCTGCTCGACCTTTCGTTGCTCGCCATGCTGGTCGCTTGCGCCTTTGCCATGGTCACCCAGCGGCGTCTTTTTGCCGTTGCCATGCTGTCGGGCGTTTACAGCTTCGTCTCCGCTCTCTTCTTTGTGCTGATGGATGCTGTCGATGTGGCATTCACAGAAGCTGCGGTGGGCGCGGGCGTCTCGACCGTCCTGGTCCTTTCAGGGATGGCGCTTGCCTCCCGGCGGGAAGCGCCGGTGTCCAAACAGCGTAAGATCCTGCCTCTGCTGGTCGTTGCGATTGTTGGGGCAGCGCTGATCTACGCATCATTCGATCTGCCCGCATTGGGAGATCCGAACAGCCCTGCAAACTCTTATGTCGGCATGGCGTATATCGATGTCTCACCCACCGACATCACTGTGCCGAACATCGTCACCGGCGTTCTCGCCAGCTATCGCGGCTATGACACGATGGGCGAGGTGCTGGTCGTCTTCACCGCAGGCCTTGCCTGTCTGATGCTGCTCGGCGCTGGCTCGATCAGGGGCGGGCGCCGCGTTTCCGATCAGGCGCCACCGACTCCGCTAATCGAAGCCCAACACACCTTTGAGCAGGAAATGAAGGCGCGGGCCGACCACCCAGAAGCGGGGGAGGAGCGCACATGA
- a CDS encoding Na(+)/H(+) antiporter subunit B, whose protein sequence is MMGHVILRVTIKLLFAPIILFALYVQFHGDYGPGGGFQAGVVLAVAFVLHALGFGIEATKKVISPNILPWGMALGVLFYAGTGVLTLLLGANFLEYDILAPDSHHNAGQHMGILFVEFGVGLAVASTMLQIFYVFTGRDPEPADDAW, encoded by the coding sequence ATGATGGGCCACGTCATCCTCCGCGTGACGATCAAGCTATTGTTCGCGCCGATCATCCTTTTTGCGCTCTATGTGCAGTTCCATGGCGATTACGGTCCAGGCGGCGGCTTTCAGGCTGGCGTGGTTCTCGCGGTTGCTTTCGTTCTCCATGCGCTCGGCTTCGGTATCGAGGCGACCAAGAAAGTCATTTCACCGAATATCCTGCCCTGGGGCATGGCACTCGGTGTCCTCTTCTATGCAGGGACCGGCGTGCTGACGCTTCTTCTGGGGGCGAACTTCCTCGAATACGATATTCTTGCACCGGACAGCCACCACAACGCGGGCCAGCATATGGGGATCCTGTTCGTTGAATTCGGCGTCGGGCTCGCCGTTGCCTCGACCATGCTGCAGATTTTTTACGTTTTCACAGGGCGCGACCCCGAACCCGCGGATGACGCCTGGTAG
- a CDS encoding monovalent cation/H+ antiporter subunit D family protein, with protein sequence MNIIEQLPVLPVVLPLVAAPICVLLPKGNLPWAFATFISVLTFILSLMLLREVHAVGVIEYQLGNWPSPYGIIYRIDMVSALIITLVSGIAATVFPYAKQSVAREIAHQQTSFFYGMMLITFAGLLGVVATGDAFNVFVFLEISSLSTYTLVAMGARQDRRALTAAFTYLVLGTIGATFFVIGLGLLYAATGTLNMIDLHERLVGMDNKVVRAGFAFIITGFGLKLAMFPLHRWLPDAYTFAPSAVTSFLAATATKVAVYVMLRFVFTVFGFSFVFLDVALTFFIILGLAGMFIASLVAVFRDDVKQMLAYSSVAQIGYMLVGISFATVEGVSAALVHVFNHALMKAALFMAVGAVFYAIGSHRISAFRGLGKTMPFTAACFVVAGLSLVGVPFTGGFVSKYLLIDGAFSAVLDVPSLVIVLMIVASSLLAVAYIGRVVYEMYLAEPVEGVKVDRVPLGMLIPLGFMTAANVYAGLDAEGLTTYARRAADILLGVGMAE encoded by the coding sequence GTGAATATTATCGAACAGCTTCCCGTGCTGCCGGTTGTCCTTCCGCTGGTGGCAGCTCCCATCTGTGTGCTGCTGCCGAAGGGCAATCTGCCCTGGGCGTTTGCAACCTTTATTTCGGTGCTGACCTTTATCCTGTCGCTGATGCTTCTGCGCGAAGTTCATGCGGTCGGAGTTATTGAGTACCAACTCGGCAACTGGCCGTCGCCATACGGGATCATCTACCGGATCGACATGGTCTCAGCGCTGATCATCACGCTTGTATCCGGTATCGCCGCCACGGTTTTCCCTTACGCCAAGCAGAGCGTCGCGAGAGAGATCGCTCATCAGCAAACGTCTTTCTTCTATGGCATGATGCTGATCACCTTTGCGGGCCTCCTTGGCGTCGTCGCAACGGGGGATGCGTTCAACGTCTTTGTCTTCCTCGAGATTTCCTCGCTCTCGACCTATACGCTGGTCGCGATGGGCGCGCGGCAGGACCGCCGGGCTTTAACCGCAGCCTTTACCTATCTCGTGCTCGGGACGATCGGGGCGACCTTCTTTGTGATCGGGCTCGGCCTTCTTTATGCGGCCACCGGTACGCTCAACATGATCGACCTGCATGAGCGGTTGGTCGGTATGGACAACAAGGTCGTCCGTGCAGGGTTTGCTTTCATCATCACGGGCTTCGGTCTGAAGCTTGCGATGTTCCCGCTGCATCGCTGGCTGCCCGACGCCTACACATTCGCGCCTTCAGCCGTGACGAGCTTCCTGGCCGCAACAGCGACCAAGGTGGCTGTCTATGTGATGCTGCGCTTCGTCTTCACGGTGTTCGGCTTCTCCTTCGTCTTCCTCGATGTCGCGCTGACCTTCTTCATCATCCTCGGCCTTGCGGGCATGTTCATCGCCTCGCTGGTCGCGGTCTTCCGGGATGATGTGAAGCAGATGCTCGCTTATTCATCAGTGGCACAGATCGGCTACATGCTGGTCGGCATCTCCTTTGCGACCGTCGAAGGGGTCTCGGCGGCGCTCGTGCACGTCTTCAACCACGCGCTGATGAAGGCCGCGCTCTTCATGGCCGTCGGCGCTGTCTTCTATGCCATTGGTTCGCACCGGATCTCGGCCTTCCGCGGGCTGGGCAAGACGATGCCGTTCACGGCGGCCTGTTTCGTCGTTGCGGGCCTCTCCCTCGTCGGCGTGCCGTTCACTGGCGGCTTTGTCTCTAAATACCTGCTCATCGATGGCGCCTTCTCGGCAGTGCTCGATGTGCCTTCGCTCGTCATCGTGCTGATGATTGTCGCCTCATCGCTGCTCGCCGTCGCCTATATCGGCCGGGTCGTTTATGAGATGTATCTTGCCGAGCCTGTCGAAGGGGTGAAGGTCGATCGCGTGCCGCTGGGCATGCTGATCCCGCTTGGGTTCATGACGGCGGCGAATGTCTATGCAGGGCTCGATGCGGAGGGGCTGACGACATACGCCCGCCGTGCAGCGGATATCCTGCTTGGTGTGGGGATGGCTGAATAA